The genomic stretch tgctcttttgggagtttgctatctcattccttcttacatgttttatttgcttgaatgagataaatctttgagcatgtttgctttatttcatcctttatgctcaatggtttcttcttagttcatttgttgaactttgattgaacaaatcttttgtgatttgcgtctttgatataatttggacaacaaatttgtttggtcacacctttatgccttattcaattcatttggtgttttgttcaaagtatatctttcttggatctttaaaaagtctttgtgcgtgcttatatgtaatttatttatatcTATAGAATGCTttctttcttcgatccattatatagggtatactccatcaaatcctaaacggctaagatgtgcatgaaattcaaaatttcatctataaatatgcacatgtttatatggagtgtgtcctatatattgtggttagactaaccatgttggacccaataagtttggggaccaagatgtacttgaatgatgttttaggtatattggagatgcaatggaggcttgtctcatctataaggaaggtgttgtcaccatatgagatttggagtcaagctaggatgatcgatgaactcttatctactacatcaagccattgctatctcggtaacaagtatcttattcatgcattctcatatagcatccaacctcttgtaggttgtatcttggcatgaaattatttatttcgaaaatattgcggttcttgaaaaacccttttaaaataaaacttcttattaaaacatttgagtaatttgaaaagatgcatatgataggatatatatatatcatattttatgattcacctatcacaaatatgccctctagcaatttattgcatatcaattcctcaaagagctcttgtgtgccatattgatgaatttgtgaaataaatccgtatttgtgatacttgttgcctttctcaaaacattttaACTAgccttacttcccttattgttagttgtgatgtttttgagattttatttggttgaagttcattcatataccataagtgaaaattggaagccataggctatatatgctttttaagcaaacattCTTGGTATATttcatgacttcatcttggatatctttgtcttatttattttgttaacctcttgtgtgtgcatgtttctttatggatcactatgtccactttagaaacttatatacataagagcgttaatccatcatcttgatatccttgttctttgtcaACCATCTTTTACTCTTTtgtttttagtggtgttggtaaagaaaatttatgagtgcttggtctccttgtttttcttcatgcactcatatctcgtgattgttggactcaagttgttcttgataagcatactctctttatcttagttgtgttctaaatgatatatagggagtgaggattccatgtttgtgcatattgtattcaaatgcaaacattataaattgtgcacgaaccttggggagctttcttatttttagagcactatatctttcttatcatgatatctttgtttgtccaattggatctttgattgcttgctttatttgttgaagctcacttcaccatgttatctttatgcaatctttgatcctcaatatagtttgacttccttcaagtattcatcattggatatgtgcacttgattccactcaaattatgagaagtgcacactttggggaggaactcacattatattggccttctaaatttttcacccattttgacaatcgatgccaatgggggagaagtttagagggtttaagggaatggttttatacttaagaattgtttgtgcttaagtgttttgcctctcatgcattccatatttatatgtcttgcatggttgtatatatatagtggaaactatcccaaaggttaatcttgacaatatatgcaatgaattcatgttcatcacacgtgcatacattgtgggggagttttcactatatatattggttctactcacatctcttgcatttgttgtagttgtgtgagtagagccggttttgatatgggctagtagctttgtgtcacttgaccatatcaaatacaacctcttgtatacaacttattctcggataagttgcgtacttgtttctaatattcattatataaaccctcttattgtggttgtcatcaattaccaaaatgggggagattgtaagggtacattgcccctatgtgtggttttggtaattaatgacaacccctatggactaatgttttcattgtgtttatatgaaggaatattccataggtactacttgtattccatgtgttggattcaagtatggatgccatgaagataaaggtataccttgtgtattggcatcaagatcatcggttatgaagatacatatgtgatatgatcaagaagaagaaatgaagatggagttcttatgtggaactcaatattagccatgctctatcttacgtgagtatgagaagatacaaggattgagttgggcaagttcaagatgagcatctcaagtggatcacatgcttgaagcttgccgtccatttggtgataatggacatgtgaagatgtgcatcaatggagctttcccatcatagtgtatgggggagtatttgtgagtcttcacgaagcaacattgatcaagtgaggcattccggcttgtgtagagcttgaagagttatcatcaagatcaagcgggatgcgcaaggcaaaggtatggccttgctaggttttccttttaccggtctcaaggtggatgttgggagaccggattataggatagatagccgcactatcaagaggggctttcggttgggtaacttgatcgcattgtcgtagggagctcaatcctttgcatactttgcatatccctattgcttcttggtgtttatctgtgtgaggttcttgagcttgttgctagctttacaacaagcccaagttcatcgaaaacggaatccgcatgcatcttctattgcgttttcgagtttggacgtcttcaccgtttcttgacggtgggagactccctctctaaaatcatctaaaatattctgtgaggagtctccatatttccagtttttgttggggttctattcgtcgttatctttccaacaaaattggtttcatgtcaatcggggtccggacacaaaagttatcacagtttttgtataacatgattTCTGGCGGCCCGGTTTctagcccggcgtgaccggccgtctgaccggatggcccggttcaaaccggcccctggaccggtgccatccgggctctATCCAGTAAGCTTTTAATCTTGGTCCGGTTTCttgcccggcgtgaccggccgtctgaccggatggcccggttcaaaccggcccctggaccggtgccatccgggcactatccagtaagctttTCAGCTTGGTCCGGTCactagcccggtcgaccggtctgtggaccggatggcccggtctgtggcccggtctgaccgggtcctgaaccggacgacccggtcccaggcccggttgaccggcctcccgacggttgactcagcccaacttttccccaacggttatatttgctcttgggctataaatagcccttcttccaccttgggctgagttagttcttccactctctctcctccattgttgcctttgaagaacttgccctctctcttgaatccccccatgattctagatctagatctacaatccccaccaatccatttctcctctaagtgaggggaaccccttggatctagatcttggagtcatttgttgatttcctctttgttcttcctctccaatctcatcctagcattcgttgctttggtgggatttgagtgtgaaggatttgaacacctctagtgttcttgctttgcatcattgcatagtgttgagctctccaccacgattagttcgagtgagagcccgtgagcttgttactcttggagggaaacctcctagttggcttggcggttggtgctccggtgatctcttcaagaagattgtgaagaggcccgggcttctccttcgtggagcttgtgaagtggttgtggagcttgccatctccggagcggaggaaaagctaaccataaggaaagggccattatccttcgtgggtgtggttcggagaacagggtgagccttcgtggcgtggggaatccttcgtgggacctccacccctccaaacgtgacgtaccttgttgcaaagcaagggaacacgggaatacatccttgatggcgtgtatttcacacgttcgttgggcaaccccaagaggaaggtatgatgcgcacagcagcaagttttccctcggaaagaaaccaaggtttatcgaaccaggaggagccaagaagcacgttgaaggttgatggcggcgagatgtagtgcggcgcaacaccggggattccggcgccaacgtggaacctgcacaacacaaccaaagtactttgccccaacgaaacagatgaggttgtcaatctcaccggcttgtctgtaacaaaggattaaccgtattgtgtggaagatgattgtttgcgagagaaaacagtaaaaacaagtattgcgatagattgtatttcgagtaaagagaattggaccggggtccacagttcactagaggtgtctctcccataagacgaacaacatgttgggtgaacaaattacagttgggcaattgacaaataaagagagcatgacaatgcacatacatattatgatgagtatagtgagatttaatttgggcattacgaaaaagtacatagaccgccatccaactgcatctatgcctaaaaagtccaccttcaggttatcatccgaaccccctccggtattaagttgcaaagcaacgagacaattgcattaagtatggtgcgtaatgtaatcaacaactacatccttagacatagcatcaatgttttatccctagtggcaacgagcacaacacaaccttagaacttttcgtcatctgtcccgggtgtcaatgcaggcatgaacccactatcgagcataagtactccctcttggagttaaaagcatctacttggccggagcatctactaataacggagagcatgcaagatcataaacaacacataagcataactttgataatcaacataacaagtattctctattcatcggatcccaacaaacgcaacatatagaattacagatagatgatcttgatcatgataggcagctcacaagatccgacaatgatagcacaatggggagaagacaaccatctagctactgctatggacccatagtccaggggtagactactcactcatcactacggaggcgaccatggcggcgtagagtcctccgggagatgattcccctctccggcagggtgccggaggcgatctcctggatccccgagatgggatcggcggcgacggcgtctcgcataggttttccgtatcgtggctctcggtactgggggtttcgtcacggaggctttaagtaggcggaagggtaggtcaagaggcggcacgagggccccacaccacagggggccgcgccgccctagggtgtggccccctcgtggcccctcttcgtctcgtcttcggtcttccggaagcttcgtgagaaaataggcctccgggcttttatttcgtccaattcgagaatatttctttactaggatttactgaaaccaaaaacagcagaaaacgacagaatcggcacttcggcatcttgttaataggttagttccagaaaatgcacgaatatgacataaagtgtgcataaaacatgtagataacatcaataatgtggcatggaacacaagaaattatcgatacgttggagacgtatcaatcctcgtctccgcgtgcctcggttatttctatacccgagctctctttccttgtgatagccatcgtgcttgaagtacatatatcttgctatcacttgtgctacatatatcttgtgcctatcttgcttagctctagttgctattgttacacctagttgagcttagcatatttagggtttgtgcttgtaaactaaacgatagtttaattccgcattattacaagacaaatccgtaagagattttaattgcctattcacccccccccctaggcgacatctcgatctttcactacCTCCACTCCACTGGGTGTGCCTCCCCTTGATTTTGGTTCCAACTTCGAGCGTCAGTGCAGATGGATGTGATCAAGATTAGGAAAAGGGGTGAACTAGTGGTTGTATGTTCCCTTGTGTGGATGTCATCGGTGATTAGAGGGACACTACAATGAAATGGTCACACAACCTAGGGGTGGTAGTTGTTTTATAACATCTCTACAACCCATGCACCGTCTCAAAGATCATAGAGAGGCTACGAGTCTAAAGACGCTCTTGTCTTTGGTATAGCATGGTGTCTCGACCATCCCTAGTGACGCCATATTGCGTCTCAAAATATATTCTTGGACATGGCTTCCTCAAGGTAGAGATGTTTGAGGCCAATTATCCTTTTTTCATTTAAATCGGTATAAATAATAGTTGTCGATAGTCCTCGTGATTTTGGCTATCTACTTGTATCAACAAACGATCTGCCACTAATTTTAATATTAAAAGGTTACTCTGAGTATTGTGCCTATATCAAAGTCCAATGGGAACGACATGTCATGAATCGACATGCTTATTGAAAAGATTATATGTTCAAATAGATGGGTGAATAGGGGCAGCATTCCATTGTGGAACTTGTGCGCTTGGGTTTCTAGGAAACCCTAGAAGGAAGAGGTCAACCTTGAAGCTTGTTATTAGTTGTAATAGCTTCTTGGTGACTTTGGGAACCTCCAATTAAGTTCTGGAGATTGTCCCAACCTTGTTGTACAGGTTCCAGTTGCCACCTCGAAGGCTACCGCTTAGTGCATCGTGGAATCGCTTTTGTGGCTTGTTCACTGGAGAATATGGTGGGGACTTTCTGGCGTTGGTTGGCCTTGATTCCACCACACACCTCTAATGAAGACGTACTCACCCTCAaatggaaggaactacgggaacctCATGTATCTACGTGCTTTCATTACGGTTACTTCCATCCTTTACCATACTTTACTACTCGATACATCTTGTTTACGTGTGTGCTTGcttatacattttcatataagatTGTCCACTTAGTTTTGTATGTAGACAATCTATATTTTTGTTTCCTTCTGGCCTTAGACCAATGGATACCTTTTTCTTAGCCTTTATCCCAAGTCTGGTTTAATGATCAAGCAGCGGGGTACCGATTATCCTCTTTTTGCCGGAGGAAGAGAGTTGGGGGATTCAAATTATATTGGTTAGAGTGTAGATCTAGGTCTCCTTCCCCAATTCCTCAAAGGGCATCAAGAATTAATTGCTTGGGAGTGAGAGTTACCAAGAATTGAGCTCAACATTCATGGagtagagagagatagagagagagagaaagagctacctcctcttggggaagaaggggccttttatAGGTCCCCACAATTTGTACTTGGTGCAACATTGGGAGGGACAAAATGTCTAGAGTTATTGCAGTAGATTCCGGGGGGGGGTATTCCAGTGTCAAAACAAGCCACAAGGCAATATCCGACAAGAATGTCGAGGCCATCTCCACCCCTCATCTGAGAGGCACACCACTCCGCACATCTCAAAGATGTCAAGGCCGGAGATTTTCACTTGCCAAGCATACTTGGCAAGGGATGCTCAAGGGGCATACCGGTGAGTGtggtgtcattcttgaggcggtggcatACTATGACCTCTGAATTCGGTATgcttttttttggcatggcaggaccccacaatgatatcaacgtgctggAACGCTGTgcggtgtttgccaggctagctgagggacaagctcctgccaTGAACTTTGAGGTCAACAtccacgcatacaacaaggggtactatctagcggATGGTATCTATCCAATGTACGCTACATTTGGGAAGACAATCCCTGCTCCAGGTTCTAAGATGGACGCTTATTTTTAcgacatgccaggaagcagctcGCAAGGATGTTGAGTGGGCTTTTGGTGTGCTCCAGcagcgtttcgccattgtcaggATGCTCTCACTTGGTCGGAGTcttagatgtgggaggtgataaaTGCTTGtgttgcacaacatgatcattgagagcaagCGTGACACAACTGTGgatgatgatcaaccatttgattatcaagaacGTCTTGCTAAAGTTGAGAATGTACTTGAAGAGTTCGCGACTTTCCTTCACATGCATGAAAAAATCCAAGATGCATGTTCATGCTCAACTTGAGACGGACCTGGCTACGCATTTGTAGGTGAGGAGAGGAGCCGCTAACGCatgatttaaaatttaaattattgtatgaataattcCATTTGTATTTGTGTTAAACTATGCTAAATTATTGTATGAATAAATTGGTGTGTTTTAAAACGGTTTGAACTAATAATTAAAAATATTGTATAAATGGTGTAAATAGGGGAAAAATTGGGGAAAACCGGTATGGAACCCTCGTGCCTATAATTCGGGAGGACGTATCGGCGTCCCCCATACGTATCGTGTAGGCGCCATCAGCTAGCTTCAATTTAGAAGCCGTCGGTGAAGATGCTCCTATGGTGCAATAATTTTATAGTATTAGTTTCTATAGAATTAATTTTATAGAATTAGTTTCTATTCAAATCTCCTATATACAAATCGTATGAACAAAAGGATGCTGTGGTGTGGGACTGCGTTTGGTCTTGGGTATACTTGGCATTGACTGTCCATAAAGTGAAGATGGACCGACGGAACCAATAGGCAACAGACAGGTTCACTGACATACTGATACGGAGCACGTGGAAAAAGCCGAACTGTCACAGCTGCGGGAACCAGGCGCGGGCAGGGAAGGGAAAGCTACTTCTCGCCTTCTTCTCGGCCTCCCGGACTGCACACAGGCTGCTGGGGACCCGGCGAACCCTCTCCTCTGTCCCCTCACTTGCTACCGCCACAAATCGaccaccgcctcctccgccaaaAAATGCTGCCCCTTCTCCGCGGCGTCGTCTCCGGCCACCTCCGCCGCTCCCTCTCCACAGCCACAGCCGCCCCGCGCCCTCCCTGGGTGCTCATGGACCGAGATACGCTGCTCACCAGATCCCCGGTagccgtctcctcctccttccgcccgcccccctccgcctcctccatcaCCGTCCCCGTCTGGTCCTTGGACCTACAGCCTCCCGGGGACAAGAACAACAACCTGTACATGGACACCATGCGcagccgcctcctcgccgccagcgcccacggcttcctcctcctcgacgCCCACAAGTCCCGTTTCAAGCTCCACCCCAAAGCGGACCTCAACCTCCCGCCCGACGTGCTCCTCAAGGTCACGCCCTCCGACCTCGTCTGCCGGACCTTCGAGCGCCGCGTCTGCAACCCGGTCACCGGcgacctcttccgcctcccgGACCTCCACGGCACCTCAACGGACGGCATGGGCCTCCTCACCCAGCCCGAGAAGTACGCCGCTGCCCAGCTGGCCGAGGTCGACGGCGGCCGCCGCTTCATGCTGCACCGGTTCTCCTCGGAGACGGGGGACTGGGGCGAGCTGCTGCTGCCGTCGCCGCTGCCGCCTGGCCGCCGGATGCACCTGGACCACGAGCACGAGGTGCTGGACTGCGGGGGCCGGCTCTGGTGGGTGGACCTCAGCTGGGGCGCCGTCTGCGTCGACCCGTTCAGCGCCCGGCCCGAGCTCCGCGCCGTCGAGCTGCCGGAAGGCTGCGTGCTCCCCGGCCCACAGAGCGACACGGAGATAAGGCGGCTCGTCAACCTCAAGCACCGCCGCATGGGTGTCAGCGCCGGCAGGCTGTGCTACGCCGAGGCCGACGCGTTCCATGTCAGGTCCTTCACGCTGGACGACGAGAGCGGCCGCTGGACGCTCGAGCACCAGGTGCCCGTTGACAGCCTTTGGCCCAATGGCAAGGTGGTGCCTTCCATTGCTGCTGTCGACCCGCTCAACGCTGATGTGCTGCACCTCAACGTGGAGGAATTTACCGTCAGCGTGGACATGCGCCAGGAGACTATCCTTGTGGGTAGTGCATCTGTGCTGAGAGGCGTTTCTCCTCAGTCCGCGTCAAGCTCCTATCTGCCATGCGTGCTCCCATCATTTCTCGGATCGGCCCCGATTCCAGGTGGGTGATCAAAGTCGACACTTTTTCTCTTTAGTTGCAAATTGGCAATCATGTCTAATGGCTGGCATGAGTTATGGAGTGTTGATGAGACTCCCATACATGTCTAGTTTAAATTCATGTGTGTTTGGCCCCTTGTGCTCCACATTACTTGTGTTCTTCAGCATGCCTGCAGATATGTTTCTTCAGGCATTTCAACTTGCTGGTTTTCCAATCAAGTTTGCTATTGCCTTGGTCATGCCAAAATTACTTTGAAACATTTATGCGCTAGTATGAGTTAGCTGTCATGGTACACTGTCTATTAGGTTAATCCCATGATGATCATGCATACTCTCAGTTATGAAGTTGTACTTTTTTTtctgaaactaattctgaaatggAGTCCACTACTATGGTGATTTTCGTGGGATGAATCTGATATATCTTGGTGGCAATAAGTCTTAACAGCTGAATCAGTGGCTATCCTCTGTCCCTTTTCAGTAGTGCGTGCAGCTAAGTATCAGCAGCCTCCTTTGGTGATGTTTTTTGCAAGTTAGAATTTCCAGTGTAAAGCAGGATTAGAGTAATCTGTTGTTTATGAATTGTAATTTACACTACATGCTCCACTTGTTATTCCAATCTCTCTTTAATCTGCTGTTCAAAGGTTCCTTAAGGATTTATGTATGTTTGTGTCCATTTTAGTAACTCGCTTATGTGTACGATGTACTGAATTCTTGATAACCTTGCTCTATGCATCAGCTTTTTTTTCTTTGCTAGGTCTAGTATGCAATGCACAGAAATCTAGTATACTGTTATAAATTATTTGCTGTTACTGTTGTGGCTGTCGTTTGAAATCTTGTACGCTGATCAAATGAACCCTTTTGTAGGCAAGAATGACGTCgaaaaaaataagactctggcagATGTTCTGGTTCGTTCGGACAGACATCCGAAGACCTGAAAGGTACATATTTACCATCTAATGCATCTCTGGGTACTTTCTCTTAGTCGATGCTTCTTTATTAATGCATGTTTGGATGTGGTATCATCCATTTAGATGTCTAGGATGCATTCCTCTTGCCTATACCTGTTACTCAGTCCATGCATTTTATAACCTAGAAGAACGGTACAAGTCTTGCTGAACGGAGAACCTGATAAATCAGCAAGCTGGCCTCTCTACTTGGAAGGCCAGGAACTGTTAAAGGTTCATCAGTCTATTACTGAGACAAAAGTGGATCATTTATGTAATAGGGTGGCACAtggtttggcgcaactaggaaaaAGTGGAGAATCTGGTCTCCTTCATGGCTCTATTCCGATCTCTTTAGAGGAGTTAGTCTCTACATAGTGTAACCTTGCTGAGTTGAGGAATCCCTAGTGTTAGGGTCTGTTGTACCTGATGTAAACATTCTGTAAACTTTAGAGCAGCAAGTTTCtttcgcactcttttccttaccatggtacctaaggggactggaaggtttttaatgaggcggcttgctggcgTATTATATATATTATGGTTCATCTTAAAAAAACATCTACTTCCTGGGGAAAAACCAGAAAGAGCATGAATACACAAGATAATCAACATATGGTGATGCAGAATGCTGAATCTGAGATAACCGGAAGCTACCTGCAGAAGTGTCCTTCCAAGCTTCAGTTTAGCGAGATCATCTAGAAGTGAGCCCAAGATGAGCAGTTTCGGTGCCCTGATTATCCGGATGATGGGCGAGGTGCCAAATTGATCTGATCCGATCAACCTTCCATCCTAGGGGCGTCCTTGATGGATAGCTCATCCATGTTGCCGTCGCCGAGCAAGACGATGCTTCTAAGAGACTACGAGTTGATCTGCAGGCAGGTCAAACCGCTGCAACACTTGAGAACGAGGCGCTCAACTATTTCATCGATGATGCAACTCACACGCCAAAGGATTTTCGGCGCCAGTTTCATATGAACAAGGATCTGTTCATGAAGATTGTCTTCAGCATGGACTACGGTGACTACTTCATGTGCAAGCACGATTATGGGTTGTTATTTTAGCATGGACTTCCATATCCATGTGTATTATTACTTTCTGAACGAGCAGCGTGTTTAAGTGTGAAACTAAAGAATATTCAAACCATTGCATATAGGGGTATAGGAATGTAAGGATAATGCATATTTTTTTGCGGATGATGCATACCTTTGTTCATTATTCTGCCCATTGCGTTACTGAATACTGTATAAGAGCCTGAAGAGTGCCTATAGCCATTTCATCAGCATGTATGCTATtttttgttcctttcttgaaataTTATCAACAACTGACGAAACCTGAAATTGAAGCTCTTGCTATATATTAGCAAGTATTAATGGTGTAATTTTCTGCTGCAGTAAAGTCATGCATGGAAAATAAACAGACATAGATGGACTAATGTAGCCTTCCTGTTTAGTCAGCTACTTTTGGTTGTTTCTTCCGTATCATTCGCTCTCTTCATATAGTTATTCAAAAGCCCTTAATGTTTCACCAACTGATCAAGGCTGAATTTGAAGCCTCCAGATTCATTTTACGAAAAAGGTGATTTCTCTTAGTTGATGCTTCTTTATTAATACATTTTTGGATGTGGTATCATCCATTCAGATGTCTAGGATGCATTCCTCTTGCCTACATCTGTTACTCAATCCATGCATTTTATAACCTAGAAGAACAATGTTGTGCAATATTTTCAACTGGTTCTCTCTGTAGTCCAATATGTCAACTTCCGTAATACTAGTTATTCTACTTTGTTTTTTCTTCGAACTAGAAATAATTGTTCGGACTCAAAACCAGTAACACAAAACAGTTTAATACTGCTGAAATAATCATACTGTCATGTTGAAGAGCAA from Lolium rigidum isolate FL_2022 chromosome 4, APGP_CSIRO_Lrig_0.1, whole genome shotgun sequence encodes the following:
- the LOC124707964 gene encoding uncharacterized protein LOC124707964 codes for the protein MLPLLRGVVSGHLRRSLSTATAAPRPPWVLMDRDTLLTRSPVAVSSSFRPPPSASSITVPVWSLDLQPPGDKNNNLYMDTMRSRLLAASAHGFLLLDAHKSRFKLHPKADLNLPPDVLLKVTPSDLVCRTFERRVCNPVTGDLFRLPDLHGTSTDGMGLLTQPEKYAAAQLAEVDGGRRFMLHRFSSETGDWGELLLPSPLPPGRRMHLDHEHEVLDCGGRLWWVDLSWGAVCVDPFSARPELRAVELPEGCVLPGPQSDTEIRRLVNLKHRRMGVSAGRLCYAEADAFHVRSFTLDDESGRWTLEHQVPVDSLWPNGKVVPSIAAVDPLNADVLHLNVEEFTVSVDMRQETILVGSASVLRGVSPQSASSSYLPCVLPSFLGSAPIPGKNDVEKNKTLADVLVRSDRHPKT